The Stigmatella aurantiaca DW4/3-1 genome contains the following window.
TCTGGCGGTTTGGCATAGACGTCCATGACCACGAATGGGAGTGGCTGCCCGGTTTCACAAGCTGAGACCGCTTCTGTCGTGAGATAGGCGGCCTCGATGAGGCGCTGATCCAGCAGAAGGCCTTGGTCCGTGGCGCTGAGCAAAAGGCGTCCCGAGAGTGCCTCGCCATCACAATGAATATTCTCAAGAAGGGCTTCGGCGAGCCCGCGCCGCGCCGGAGAAGAAAGAACTTCCAATCGGGCGAAGGGCCCCATCGAGCAGGCAAGCAGTAAGACAGGCGCGCTGAGCGCGGACAGCAAGAGGGTCAGTCGCATGGGAGCAATCCATTGTCAGCGGGGACCCCCAACCCCTGCCCATGATGCCATCCACAGGAGTGGGCCAACTCATGCACCATGGCCTTGGCGCGGCAGTCGCGTGACGCGGGCGCCTCGCACCAGTTGATCTCCCGGGAGGGATGATCGCAAGAAGTGGGAGCATCGGAGAACCGAACCACGTAACCCAGCGCTGCGCCAGGGGCGCCGCTGCCCTGATCCCTACACTTTCTTTGGATTTCTTCGCTGCGGCAATTGACCTTGACCCCCGCGCACTGCAATTCGACGCACTTCCGAAGACACGGGTGGGTAATCACCCGTGCTGAGACTTGGCATTCTTCAACCGTAGGCAACTCGCGGCAGACAGAACTCATGGGCGTTCCGCCATGAATACACCCGGTCAAGGCCAGTCCTGCGAAGGCGTTGAGCGTGAGTGCGCGAAGGCGGCCGGGGGCGCTGGGCGCGGTGTGAGCCACGGTCCTAGGGGGCTGGCGTTCATCACGGCTGTTGGGTCGTGGCCACCCGGTTGAAGGTGGCTCAGGCCCAGGGGCCCTGTCAACGGTTTGGGTTCGCGCTATGTACCATGTTCATGGAGCTACGAGCCTCCGGGCTGGAGATCCTCTCAGGGCGAGAAGAGGCCGCACGGCATGGGCATAAGGACTGAAGGCCCCCTGCCTGGGAAGGGGCTCCCCTGTCTGAGGGAGCCCGCCGGTTTAAGGAAGCGATTCTGCTAGCCCGGATCGATCACCGGGGGAGGGATCACCGGGTGGGGACCGACCGATAACTGAAGAGTTCTCAGGCACTTCAGACCATCGGAAGGACCCACACGGTGAAAACAGACTGTAGCGTGAAGCAGGAGGAGTTCGACAGCGTCGGAAGGAGGAAACTGGTGGCGGCGTTCGACGGGGAGCACATCTCGTCGGATGGAGGACTGACGCTGTTGCACCAAGTGGACCAGCGGTTCGGGCTGATGCGGAAGTTCGCCGCGTGCTTCAAGGACATGACAAAGTCGGAGTGGATTGAGCACACGGTGGAAGAGCTCGTCCGCCAGCGTGTGTTCGGCATCACGTGCGGCTACGAAGACTTGGTGGACCACCAGACGCTGCGAAGAGACCCACTGCTTGCGGCGGTGGTGGGCAAGGCGGAGCCCCAGAAGCAGGCTCTGGCCAGCCCGAGCACGCTCAACCGGTTGGAGCTGACGCCTGCGGACGCGACGCCCGAGGCCCGCTACCGCAAGGGGGTCTACGACGGCCCAGCCATCGAGAACTTCTTCGTGGATGCGTTCCTGGAGGCGCACCGTGCGCCGCTCAAAGAAGTGGTGCTGGACCTGGATGCGACGGACGACCCGATTCACGGCACGCAGGAGGGCCGCTTCTTCCACGGCTACTACGGCAACGATTGCTACCTGCCGCTCTACATCTTCGCGGGCGACTTCCTACTATGCGCGAAGCTTCGCACCTCCGACATCGATGCGTCCTCGGGTGCGCTGGAAGAAGTGCAGCGCATCGTCTTGCGCATCCGCGCGCGCTGGCCAAAGACGCGCATCCTGTTGCGTGCCGACTCCGGCTTCACCCGCGATGAGCTCACGGTCTGGTGCGAGCAGAGCGGCATCGACTTCGTGTTCGGCCTGGCTCGAAACGCCCGACTGGAAGCGATGATTGAGCCGGAGCTGAAGCTGGTGCGCGCTGTCTCGCTTGAGGGGCGTGAAGGGGCTCCGGTGCGGGCGTACCGGGAGCTGCGCTACCGCACGCGGGACTCCTGGACGCGCGAGCGCCGCGTCGTCGCCAAGGCCGAGTGGCTGGGAGACAAATTCAACCCCCGCTTCGTAGTGACTTCTTTACGCCCCGAGGAGCATGAGGTTCAGGCGTAAGCCACCGGTCCTGCCCAGGTAGTAGGAGGCCCGCGTCACGTGCAGGGTGGCGGCACGATGAGGACCCGAGAAACGACGAGAGCGAGTGCAGCCTCGTGGCAGGAGAAGGCACGGAGTGCGCGGTAGACGGAGGAGATAGCGGAGGCGGTGTTCCGAGCGCAGGAGGCCGAGGGCATTTCTCTGTGGGCGTTCTGCCAGCGGCACGCGCTGTCCTATGCACGGGTCCGGTTCTGGCAGCAGCGGCGCAGCCGCGAGCAGCAGCCGTTGTCCTTCGTTCCTGTGAGTGTGAGCGGGGCGGCGCTGCCGGATGAGAGCGGCGCTGGCGGCCTTGAGATGGAGGTGTCGGGAGTCCGCGTTCAGGTACGAGAGGGAGCCAGTCAGGAGCTGATTTCTCGGGTGGTGCGAGCGCTCAAGGAGAGCACGGCATGCTGAGGCTGCCGGAGTCGGTGCGAATCTTCGTGGCCAGCGCCCCCACGGACATGCGCAAGCAGGCCGATGGGCTGTCCGCGCTGGTGAAGGGCGTGCTGGGAGCAGAGCCGCGTTCCGGTCACCTCTTCGTCTTCTTCAACCGGGGCAAGGACATCATCCGCATCCTGTTCTGGGACAGCAACGGCTTCTGCGTGGTGAGCAAGCGTCTGGAGGCGGGACGCTTCCGGGTGCCGGAGGTGGCTGAGGGCCAGGCCTCGGTGAGCCTGGAGGCCAAGCAACTGGTGGAGGTGCTCTCGCTGGTAGAAGCGGCGCGTGCGCGTCGGCGTCCGGTGCACTGAGGGCCGCAGGACGCAGCAGGGCTTTTGAGTTGCGGCCTACTTCCTCACTGCCCCCTCTCCCCGCACGGAGGTGGCGTGCTGGATGCACGCACGGCGCGGCTTCGAGAAGGCTTTCCGCGCAGGAGAACCTCGCGCCGCTCTGGTGCTCTCCCACATTCAGCAGTTGTACGCCCTCGAGCGCGAAGCCACCGAGCGCGCGCTGTCTCCCCAACAGCGCTGCCAACTGCGCCTGGAGAAAAGCGCCTCCGTCTACACAGACACCTTCGCCCTGCTGGAACAGCTCAAGCCCCAGGTGGCTCCCAAAACTCCGCTGGGCAAGGCCATCACCTACGCCCAGAACCGGTATCTCCCCCTCGGCCGTTTCCTCGAGGACGGACGCCTGCCGCTGGACAACGGGCAGGTGGAGCGCCTCATCCGGCTGATTGCCATCGGCCGTAACAACTACCTGTTCGCTGGCAGTGACGCCGCAGGCCAACGCGCCGCTCACGCCTACACCCTGGTGCTCAGCTGTTACCGGCTCGGCATGGACCCGTGGGCCTACCTGCGCGACGTGTTGCCCAAGCTGGGCGACACCCGCTTCCCGGCCGCACGTCTCGCGGAGCTCTTGCCGGAGGCTTGGCTCCAGCAGCAGCGCCAGCAGATGTAGGCTTGTCGGTCCCTCTTCCATCTCCGCTCAGGGGTACCACCCCCATGGCACTCGTGCGACCTGGGCAGGACCGGTGGCTTACGCAGCGTGTACGCGAGCGTCGCGAACTTTGGCGCGTTCACGAAGGGCGTCGTCGCGGCCAGTCGCCGCACGGGCGCGCTCGAGCAGATCGACGCCATGAAGCGCTTCGGCAACGCTGACGTGCAGAAGGCGGTTCAGCTCACCCAGTTCGACTCGGCTGGGGTACTCGTGCCCATCCAGCAGAGCGGCGAGGTGATCGA
Protein-coding sequences here:
- the tnpA gene encoding IS66 family insertion sequence element accessory protein TnpA; its protein translation is MFRAQEAEGISLWAFCQRHALSYARVRFWQQRRSREQQPLSFVPVSVSGAALPDESGAGGLEMEVSGVRVQVREGASQELISRVVRALKESTAC
- the tnpB gene encoding IS66 family insertion sequence element accessory protein TnpB (TnpB, as the term is used for proteins encoded by IS66 family insertion elements, is considered an accessory protein, since TnpC, encoded by a neighboring gene, is a DDE family transposase.), which encodes MLRLPESVRIFVASAPTDMRKQADGLSALVKGVLGAEPRSGHLFVFFNRGKDIIRILFWDSNGFCVVSKRLEAGRFRVPEVAEGQASVSLEAKQLVEVLSLVEAARARRRPVH